In Brevibacillus brevis NBRC 100599, a single genomic region encodes these proteins:
- a CDS encoding AEC family transporter: MIFVEVILPVLLIFLSGYILQRIFKMDLKPISSLAIYILSTALVFRTFYKTQLDLQLFYIVVISLLLLAALVVITQLTARMFKYDKQQESALMLATAFMNSGNYGTPIILFAFGEAGFTYAVQIMVFHSIMMGVFGVYFASRGGNGMGTAIKAIFKQPSNYAVVLAILLQQLQIVIPQSYYQAIDLVAQAAIPVVMLILGMQLANVSTKALEWQGLSAASVIRLVASPLLAYLICLLFPIDPLLQKVLVVLAAMPSAATTAIYAIQFNMRPQFVSSSVLVTTVISIGTLTLLLNILH; this comes from the coding sequence ATGATTTTTGTGGAAGTCATCCTGCCCGTCCTGCTCATTTTTCTTAGCGGCTATATTTTGCAGCGCATTTTCAAAATGGATTTGAAACCGATTTCTTCCCTGGCGATTTACATCTTGTCGACGGCACTCGTTTTTCGGACGTTTTACAAAACACAGCTCGACTTGCAATTATTTTATATCGTGGTGATTTCGCTGCTTTTGCTGGCTGCTCTCGTTGTGATCACGCAGCTGACGGCACGTATGTTCAAATACGATAAGCAACAGGAAAGCGCACTGATGCTCGCGACCGCCTTCATGAACAGTGGCAATTACGGTACGCCGATTATTTTGTTTGCCTTTGGGGAGGCCGGCTTTACGTATGCGGTGCAAATCATGGTTTTCCACTCGATCATGATGGGCGTATTCGGCGTGTATTTTGCCTCTCGAGGCGGGAATGGAATGGGGACGGCCATCAAGGCGATCTTCAAGCAGCCGTCCAATTACGCTGTGGTTCTCGCGATTTTGCTACAACAGCTGCAAATCGTCATCCCGCAAAGCTACTACCAGGCGATTGATCTCGTTGCACAGGCGGCGATTCCAGTTGTGATGCTCATCTTGGGCATGCAGCTCGCCAATGTTTCTACCAAAGCGCTAGAGTGGCAAGGACTCAGTGCTGCGAGCGTCATTCGACTCGTGGCGTCACCACTTTTGGCGTACCTCATTTGTCTGTTATTCCCGATTGATCCGCTTCTGCAAAAGGTATTGGTCGTTCTGGCAGCCATGCCTTCTGCCGCCACTACAGCGATCTATGCGATCCAATTCAACATGCGACCACAATTCGTCTCCAGCAGCGTGTTGGTTACGACGGTGATCAGTATAGGAACATTAACGCTTTTGCTAAACATTTTGCATTAG
- a CDS encoding carbohydrate kinase family protein: MVDVVACGELLIDFTPVQQKEKPGSIAFEQNPGGAPANVLAALSRFGKRTSFIGAVGNDVFGRFLQQTLIRLNIGTKGLVLTEEAHTTLAFVHLDETGDRSFHFYRNPGADIMLREQDVNEALIAQAAIFHFGTLSLTHEPARSATWRAVEYAKQHQRLLSFDPNIRASLWEDLEEAKALALKGMAKADIVKLSEEELAFLVGSEDVVEATAWMLGQYDLQAVFVTLGEKGCFYRTRNNFGTVGGFQVTAIDTTGAGDAFVGALLYQLLEVGESMLDIPQATLEDMVRFANAAGALTTTRSGAIPAMPTLSEVKSFMEAAR; this comes from the coding sequence ATGGTAGATGTGGTTGCATGTGGGGAGCTATTGATTGATTTTACACCTGTACAGCAGAAGGAAAAGCCGGGCAGCATTGCATTTGAGCAAAACCCTGGAGGAGCGCCTGCCAATGTACTTGCCGCTCTGTCGCGCTTTGGGAAACGGACTTCCTTTATCGGTGCGGTAGGAAACGATGTGTTTGGGCGTTTTTTGCAACAGACCTTAATCAGACTGAATATTGGCACAAAAGGGCTCGTACTCACGGAGGAAGCGCATACGACGTTGGCATTTGTCCATCTCGATGAGACAGGCGATCGTTCTTTTCACTTTTACCGCAATCCGGGTGCGGACATTATGCTGCGGGAGCAAGACGTGAACGAGGCGCTGATTGCCCAGGCAGCGATTTTTCATTTCGGTACGCTGTCCTTGACGCATGAGCCAGCCCGATCAGCAACCTGGAGAGCAGTCGAGTACGCCAAACAGCATCAGCGGCTCCTTTCATTTGACCCGAATATTCGAGCGTCCTTATGGGAGGATCTGGAGGAAGCGAAGGCGTTGGCCCTCAAAGGAATGGCGAAGGCAGATATCGTCAAGCTGTCTGAGGAAGAGCTGGCTTTTCTCGTGGGGAGCGAGGATGTCGTGGAAGCGACAGCGTGGATGCTTGGGCAATATGATCTGCAAGCTGTTTTTGTCACGTTGGGGGAAAAGGGGTGTTTTTACCGCACACGAAATAATTTCGGCACAGTCGGTGGCTTTCAAGTAACCGCGATCGATACGACTGGCGCGGGAGACGCGTTTGTGGGCGCGCTGCTCTATCAGCTTCTTGAAGTGGGGGAAAGTATGCTGGATATCCCACAAGCGACGTTAGAGGACATGGTGCGCTTTGCGAATGCCGCAGGTGCACTCACGACAACGAGATCAGGTGCCATTCCCGCCATGCCTACGCTGTCCGAGGTAAAAAGCTTCATGGAAGCAGCACGGTAG
- a CDS encoding insecticidal delta-endotoxin Cry8Ea1 family protein, translating into MQGKNPLSTGPYNTLSTSAYQQVNNLANKADGFDWEQLLKDVWHDVYNGQITRDYLQLATDNNIDYRALVTTILGYASSFVPFVGPVIGFFIPIIDLIWPPSQPDLFDILRQQIQDLINQALTTDTLNKLQALLQGWKNELDVLATEVKNLTDPKTSTIGSTVNTIHLQFVHDIPQFTLKDYAAYALPLYVQAATMHLGLLKEAISKQTDWGISDSDKTNFLTYLKQWIVKHSENVYTLFVTGLQNIQDDESSQISSADFIYTSTLYGFDIAALWPTFDKWPTNDCPEVYPTQTDLEQTRFLFSDLVGRVDWRGYPSAGDPSTYLYGNFPGELMQISTRTWDRVDQIQQVLDRGYNQSQTYTYGDSGGAANDPINISRDNPLIGVTPRVMSPYVGIMMDFADGTSITNGGSYGYDKRVVAPDNHKVHFVFPWTDELGGQDALINAFVFKNLHPENVIGQSDPTTGVFTIKGIPAEKGYIEDGSSLKVVQERLNGTNAVQLPLGPSLVVPITNKLAGQYHIRVRYANPSDSSIDIWQSVNAGKQTIQGGNFTFPSTKNVQDQGYVPGQNGNYRLLTISLPDPISLPLGEIDVRLGQYTSQTQGNLFIDRIEFVPVQTLFSGPYYLYAPYGYPFSKTLWKGDTINSRISIAGSANFSTEPAVLQFYQDSTLRKEIPIPGSGQNYNYPNTSIPNGFNKIVLHTNQSAGKGIRGTMTISLSN; encoded by the coding sequence ATGCAAGGAAAGAATCCTTTATCAACTGGTCCTTATAACACACTATCGACATCTGCTTATCAACAGGTGAACAATCTAGCTAACAAGGCAGACGGATTTGATTGGGAGCAATTATTAAAAGATGTTTGGCATGATGTTTATAATGGACAAATTACACGAGATTACCTTCAGCTAGCAACAGACAATAATATCGATTATCGTGCCTTAGTCACGACTATATTAGGCTATGCTTCTTCCTTTGTTCCTTTTGTAGGGCCTGTAATAGGCTTCTTTATTCCTATTATTGATTTGATTTGGCCCCCCTCACAACCCGATTTATTTGATATTTTGCGGCAACAAATTCAAGATTTAATTAACCAAGCGTTAACAACAGACACATTGAACAAATTACAGGCACTTCTACAAGGTTGGAAAAATGAACTGGATGTTTTAGCTACAGAAGTCAAAAATTTAACCGATCCGAAGACCTCAACTATAGGGAGCACAGTTAATACGATTCACCTCCAATTTGTTCATGATATACCCCAATTTACACTAAAAGACTATGCAGCTTATGCACTTCCTTTATATGTTCAAGCAGCAACCATGCATCTAGGCCTTTTAAAAGAGGCGATTTCTAAACAAACAGATTGGGGAATTAGTGATTCAGATAAAACTAACTTTCTGACTTATCTAAAACAGTGGATCGTGAAGCATAGTGAGAATGTTTATACTCTTTTTGTAACAGGATTACAAAACATACAAGACGATGAATCTAGTCAAATTAGCTCTGCCGACTTTATCTACACGTCAACATTATATGGGTTTGATATCGCTGCATTATGGCCTACTTTTGATAAATGGCCTACTAATGACTGTCCGGAAGTTTATCCAACACAAACTGATCTAGAACAAACGAGATTCTTATTTTCTGATCTAGTAGGAAGGGTTGACTGGCGAGGCTATCCATCCGCTGGTGATCCAAGCACGTACCTGTATGGAAATTTCCCTGGTGAACTGATGCAAATTTCAACGAGAACATGGGATCGAGTGGATCAGATTCAACAAGTATTAGATAGAGGATACAATCAATCACAAACATATACTTACGGTGATTCCGGTGGAGCTGCAAATGACCCTATCAACATTTCAAGAGACAATCCTTTAATTGGAGTAACACCACGGGTTATGAGCCCGTATGTTGGAATCATGATGGATTTTGCAGATGGGACTAGTATAACTAATGGAGGAAGTTATGGATATGACAAGAGAGTTGTAGCACCTGATAACCATAAAGTTCATTTTGTCTTTCCATGGACAGATGAGCTGGGTGGCCAAGATGCACTGATAAATGCCTTTGTTTTCAAAAATCTACATCCCGAAAATGTAATAGGCCAATCAGATCCAACAACTGGAGTATTTACGATTAAAGGAATTCCAGCTGAAAAAGGTTATATTGAGGATGGTAGCTCACTTAAAGTTGTACAGGAAAGATTGAACGGGACCAACGCGGTTCAGCTTCCACTCGGGCCCTCCCTCGTTGTACCCATCACAAATAAACTAGCTGGTCAGTATCACATTCGCGTGCGTTATGCAAATCCTTCAGATTCAAGCATTGATATTTGGCAATCAGTCAATGCAGGAAAGCAGACTATTCAAGGCGGTAATTTTACATTTCCAAGTACCAAAAACGTTCAAGATCAAGGATACGTGCCAGGACAAAATGGAAACTATAGGTTGCTTACAATCTCTCTTCCTGATCCCATCTCCCTACCTTTAGGAGAGATCGATGTACGCCTCGGACAATACACCAGTCAAACCCAGGGTAATTTGTTTATTGACCGGATTGAGTTTGTTCCCGTTCAAACTCTATTTTCAGGCCCATACTACCTTTATGCTCCGTATGGTTATCCTTTTTCAAAAACTCTTTGGAAAGGTGATACAATTAACAGCCGTATTTCTATAGCAGGATCCGCAAATTTTTCTACTGAACCAGCGGTACTCCAATTTTATCAAGATTCAACATTGCGAAAAGAAATTCCTATACCTGGTTCAGGTCAAAATTACAATTATCCTAATACATCCATTCCAAATGGTTTTAATAAAATTGTACTTCACACAAACCAAAGCGCTGGTAAAGGAATAAGAGGAACAATGACAATTTCCTTGAGTAATTAG
- a CDS encoding DinB family protein — MNFNLDEAIEVLARTPQALESLLTGLSDGWLLHNEGDGTWHATDVIEHLIEAEKTNWLPRLEIILQEGESKPFPPFDRYAHLQDNSVRPFEQKLLDFKTLRAQNIAKLRALVELEKHLELTGLHPAFGVVKVRELLSTWVVHDLTHTAQIVRVMAKRYTADVGPWSEYLGILNK; from the coding sequence ATGAATTTTAATCTGGATGAAGCGATTGAGGTTCTAGCGCGTACGCCACAAGCGTTGGAATCCTTGTTAACAGGCTTATCGGATGGGTGGTTGCTGCACAACGAAGGCGACGGCACCTGGCATGCCACCGACGTGATCGAACACCTTATTGAAGCTGAGAAAACGAATTGGCTCCCACGTCTGGAAATCATTCTGCAAGAGGGAGAGAGTAAACCGTTTCCTCCATTTGATCGGTACGCTCACTTACAGGACAACTCGGTGAGACCGTTCGAACAAAAGCTGCTGGACTTCAAAACGCTTCGAGCCCAAAACATAGCCAAGCTGCGAGCGCTCGTGGAACTGGAAAAGCATCTGGAATTAACCGGACTCCATCCTGCTTTTGGCGTCGTAAAAGTACGGGAATTGCTCTCTACGTGGGTCGTTCACGATTTAACGCATACGGCGCAAATCGTACGGGTCATGGCAAAAAGGTACACGGCTGATGTAGGGCCATGGAGCGAATATTTAGGTATTCTGAACAAATAA
- a CDS encoding D-cysteine desulfhydrase, whose product MNKIRYDRRKYTQGHTPIEGLERLSKELGGPSISIKRDDMLGLTAGGNKTRKLEYLVAEAIEQGADTLITCGAVQSNHCRLTLAAAVREGLHCQLVLSAPETGDYQPQASGNHLLFHLLGAEKIEVIPAEADLLAAMEELAEGLRKQGRKPYLIPVGGSNEVGSLGYMACAEEIEQQAWETMTPYDYVVTATGSGGTQAGLLAGFMARQSNTKVIGINVSRDRAAQEAKVMGLLHSIAALIGLKGDIGAEVVLCDDRFVGPGYAIPTDGMIEAVQLVARTEGILLDPVYTGKAMAGVIGLIREGHFNKSDHVLFLHTGGSPALYTVPQLFLP is encoded by the coding sequence ATGAACAAAATCCGTTACGATCGCAGAAAATACACGCAGGGTCATACACCAATCGAAGGGCTGGAGCGATTATCCAAAGAGTTAGGCGGACCGAGTATTTCTATCAAGCGAGACGACATGCTTGGCTTGACAGCAGGTGGAAACAAGACGCGAAAGCTGGAGTATTTGGTGGCGGAGGCAATCGAGCAAGGGGCAGATACGTTGATTACATGCGGAGCAGTCCAATCCAATCACTGCCGGCTGACACTTGCGGCGGCAGTTCGCGAAGGTCTGCACTGTCAGCTCGTTCTGTCTGCGCCTGAGACGGGGGACTACCAACCGCAAGCGAGTGGCAATCATCTGTTGTTTCACTTGCTCGGAGCAGAAAAAATCGAGGTCATTCCCGCAGAGGCAGATTTGCTTGCAGCTATGGAAGAGCTCGCTGAAGGTCTGCGAAAACAAGGCAGAAAACCATATCTGATCCCTGTGGGAGGCTCCAACGAAGTCGGGTCCTTGGGATACATGGCGTGTGCGGAAGAAATCGAGCAGCAGGCTTGGGAAACGATGACTCCGTACGATTATGTCGTGACGGCAACGGGAAGCGGCGGTACCCAAGCAGGCTTACTTGCGGGATTTATGGCGCGTCAGTCTAACACAAAAGTAATCGGGATCAATGTCAGCCGCGATCGGGCTGCACAAGAAGCCAAGGTGATGGGGTTACTGCACAGTATAGCTGCACTGATCGGTTTGAAAGGGGACATAGGAGCAGAAGTTGTGCTTTGCGACGACAGGTTTGTCGGGCCAGGCTATGCAATTCCGACGGATGGCATGATCGAGGCCGTTCAGCTGGTTGCTCGGACAGAGGGAATTTTGCTGGATCCTGTCTATACCGGAAAGGCGATGGCAGGGGTGATTGGCTTGATTCGCGAAGGGCATTTTAACAAGAGTGATCATGTATTGTTCCTGCATACGGGTGGTTCCCCTGCACTCTATACGGTTCCACAGTTGTTTTTGCCGTAA
- a CDS encoding DUF2569 domain-containing protein has protein sequence MNVPVEETVKKPKGLGGWLIWPTIMVVLSPFSVLASIIGIFQDHAEAMEGLQPFMEQSLLFTLYYYGNILLEIGLLAFSLTLLVFYFQKKKRAPHLFVGLILFYLILNMIDLLAWASFDSLFGDTSQLVKQSGLRLLQTGITAMIWIPYFRLSIRVKNTFVNE, from the coding sequence ATGAATGTCCCAGTAGAAGAAACTGTAAAGAAACCAAAAGGATTAGGCGGCTGGTTAATCTGGCCGACCATTATGGTCGTTCTCAGCCCATTTTCCGTGCTTGCATCCATTATCGGCATTTTTCAAGATCATGCTGAAGCAATGGAAGGACTCCAACCGTTTATGGAGCAGAGTCTGTTGTTCACTTTGTATTACTATGGCAACATTTTGTTAGAGATAGGTTTACTCGCATTTTCACTGACCCTTCTCGTTTTTTATTTCCAGAAGAAGAAACGTGCTCCCCATTTATTTGTTGGCCTGATTCTTTTTTATCTCATCTTGAACATGATCGATTTGTTGGCTTGGGCGAGCTTTGATAGTCTTTTCGGAGACACAAGTCAGCTTGTCAAGCAATCAGGACTAAGATTGCTCCAGACTGGCATTACCGCAATGATCTGGATTCCCTATTTCCGCTTGTCCATACGAGTAAAGAATACATTTGTGAATGAATGA
- a CDS encoding Crp/Fnr family transcriptional regulator: protein MIEKEKFLSRINLFQSLSEAELAQLEPATPMEVVKKGTIISSPHLELKRLFLIKAGKVRLYKLSADGKELTIDLLGTGHVFGEIGSFTISSTNMYAEAWEDSVICSIDKGKFEELMLEKPRLALHFIEIVSNRLQEVEEMMELMAYGSVRQRLVYLLDRLCEKYGGERQADAPEWIELAVNLTHQELATMMGCIRETVTETLHELTVEGIVKKAGLRKPLWVHRDRLREALDSHSFTNVFFTRMDKRK, encoded by the coding sequence GTGATCGAAAAGGAGAAATTTTTATCCCGCATCAATTTGTTTCAGTCGTTAAGTGAAGCAGAGCTAGCCCAATTGGAACCGGCGACTCCTATGGAAGTGGTCAAAAAAGGAACGATAATTTCCTCCCCTCACTTGGAGCTAAAAAGGCTGTTTTTGATCAAGGCTGGGAAGGTTCGTCTATACAAGCTTTCGGCTGACGGCAAAGAGCTAACGATTGATTTGCTCGGCACAGGCCATGTTTTTGGCGAGATCGGGTCTTTTACGATTAGTTCAACCAATATGTACGCCGAAGCGTGGGAAGATTCGGTGATTTGTTCGATTGATAAAGGAAAATTTGAAGAGCTGATGCTGGAGAAACCGAGGCTTGCCTTGCATTTTATCGAGATTGTTTCCAATCGCTTGCAAGAGGTAGAAGAAATGATGGAGCTCATGGCGTATGGAAGTGTGCGACAGCGTCTTGTATATTTGCTCGACAGGCTGTGCGAGAAATACGGAGGAGAGCGCCAGGCTGACGCACCAGAATGGATCGAGCTGGCAGTGAACCTGACGCATCAGGAGCTGGCGACAATGATGGGGTGTATTCGTGAAACAGTAACAGAGACACTCCATGAGCTAACAGTAGAAGGTATCGTGAAGAAGGCGGGACTGCGTAAGCCGTTATGGGTGCATCGGGACCGATTGAGGGAAGCGCTGGACTCTCATTCATTCACAAATGTATTCTTTACTCGTATGGACAAGCGGAAATAG
- a CDS encoding DoxX family protein produces MNTFIMILSLILALMFSISVLMKFLRANSMLQHWKEYGYPLWFMDVIASLELVGVIGVISSFWIPEVLTFACILFAILMLGAIHAHLFRAKHKPAMAINAGIMLICSLLLLWL; encoded by the coding sequence TTGAACACATTCATCATGATTCTTTCACTGATTTTGGCTTTGATGTTTTCCATCTCTGTGTTAATGAAATTTCTCCGCGCAAACTCTATGCTTCAGCACTGGAAGGAATATGGGTACCCCCTTTGGTTTATGGACGTGATTGCCTCACTTGAGCTGGTCGGAGTTATCGGCGTAATTAGCTCCTTTTGGATTCCTGAAGTATTAACATTCGCTTGTATCCTGTTCGCCATCCTCATGCTCGGTGCTATCCATGCCCATCTTTTTCGGGCAAAGCATAAACCCGCCATGGCGATAAATGCAGGAATTATGCTTATTTGTTCGTTGCTTCTCCTTTGGCTTTAA
- a CDS encoding DUF3267 domain-containing protein → MRITTKLPQYHENVHVELMKNEWVPLNEPQSLGRATLLSIPFMLINALIVFGIIHIFSPITLQELGLTSDSLSISIDFGVIFSLLALVIIHECLHLIFIPNFLRSEKTWMGLTLFGGFVATEEKIPKARYILITVAPFILISVMLPFLLGFLGLFTTVLKFMILINAIASSVDMLNLFLVMKQVPKQASLISNGQKTYWKALGND, encoded by the coding sequence ATGAGAATTACAACCAAATTGCCACAGTATCATGAAAATGTACATGTTGAGTTGATGAAAAATGAATGGGTTCCACTGAATGAACCACAGAGTTTGGGCAGGGCAACTCTTTTATCGATTCCTTTCATGCTGATCAATGCACTCATCGTTTTTGGGATCATCCATATTTTTTCGCCAATAACCTTGCAGGAATTGGGGCTGACATCTGACTCGCTATCCATATCCATTGACTTCGGTGTGATATTCTCTCTACTCGCCTTGGTCATTATTCATGAATGCTTGCATTTGATTTTTATCCCGAATTTCTTGAGATCAGAAAAAACATGGATGGGGCTAACGTTGTTTGGCGGGTTTGTAGCAACAGAAGAAAAGATTCCAAAAGCAAGATACATCCTGATTACCGTCGCTCCATTCATTCTCATTTCGGTTATGTTGCCTTTTCTTCTAGGTTTTTTGGGGCTGTTCACTACTGTATTAAAATTTATGATTTTGATAAACGCAATCGCTTCATCAGTCGATATGCTGAATCTTTTTCTGGTGATGAAGCAAGTTCCGAAACAGGCAAGCTTGATCAGTAACGGACAAAAGACGTACTGGAAAGCGCTCGGAAACGATTAA
- a CDS encoding cation diffusion facilitator family transporter: protein MKKGDFHHLDHVKEQQTSKKTLWITLLLTLFFTIVEVVGGLMSNSLALLSDSAHMISDVVALGLSMTAIYMATRKPTKKYTFGFLRFEIIASFLNGLALAVISIGIVIEGIKRMINPQDVDLQLMLTIASIGLVVNIVLTIVLSRSMKEEDNLNVKSALWHFIGDLLSSVGVITSAILIYMTGFYLFDPLISLVIGGIIFTGGAKIIRESLLVLMESVPEQFDLDQIRQDLSEVEGVEDVHELHLWAVSTEHYSLTAHVFVREGIQPYCVILAINHILQTKYGIDHSTIQIEHPTILDHGEYGKQFLLNQV from the coding sequence ATGAAAAAGGGTGATTTTCACCATCTTGATCATGTGAAAGAACAGCAAACATCGAAGAAAACACTGTGGATTACGCTCCTATTGACGTTGTTTTTTACGATCGTGGAGGTTGTGGGGGGCTTGATGTCCAATTCACTCGCGCTCCTGTCTGACTCCGCCCATATGATTTCTGACGTCGTTGCATTAGGTTTGAGTATGACCGCTATTTATATGGCGACACGTAAGCCGACGAAGAAGTACACGTTCGGATTTCTCCGTTTTGAAATTATTGCTTCGTTCTTGAATGGCTTGGCTCTTGCCGTAATTTCGATTGGGATCGTGATTGAAGGGATCAAGCGGATGATCAATCCGCAAGACGTTGATTTGCAGTTGATGCTGACTATTGCATCCATCGGTTTGGTTGTAAACATCGTGCTAACCATCGTACTTTCCCGCAGTATGAAGGAAGAAGACAACCTCAATGTAAAAAGTGCGTTATGGCACTTTATCGGGGATTTGCTCAGCTCTGTCGGTGTGATTACGTCGGCGATTCTCATTTACATGACTGGCTTCTACTTGTTCGACCCGTTGATTAGCTTGGTGATTGGGGGCATTATTTTTACAGGTGGTGCCAAAATCATTCGTGAGTCGCTGCTTGTGTTGATGGAATCTGTCCCAGAGCAATTTGATCTCGATCAAATCCGTCAGGACCTTAGTGAAGTAGAGGGTGTGGAGGATGTTCATGAGCTGCACCTGTGGGCGGTATCCACGGAACATTACTCCCTGACAGCGCATGTGTTCGTTCGTGAAGGCATCCAGCCGTATTGTGTCATTTTGGCGATTAATCACATTTTGCAAACGAAGTACGGAATTGACCATTCGACGATTCAAATCGAGCACCCGACGATTCTGGATCACGGGGAATATGGCAAACAGTTTTTGCTTAACCAAGTATAA
- the murQ gene encoding N-acetylmuramic acid 6-phosphate etherase, translating to MKFHLRDLTTETRNRNTEELDKFSTMEIVQIMNEEDKTVAFAVEKELASIAAAVDLIAECLENGGRLFYFGAGTSGRLGLLDAAECPPTFGTDPSLVQGVIAGGEKAIVRAVEGAEDVEQNGREDVIAYGVKAGDAVVGIAASGRTPYVIGALAEARRQQAKIISVSCNQVAQISQGVDVAINVVVGPEVVTGSTRLKAATAQKMVLNMITTGCMVRLGKVYKNLMVNVQVTNEKLKERAKQIVAEATNVSTDEADVLLHKADGDAKLAIVMQKTGLQAEDASRLLTQYKGNIRRVLEGNHNQE from the coding sequence ATGAAGTTTCACCTGCGTGATTTAACGACAGAAACAAGGAATCGGAATACGGAAGAGCTGGATAAATTCTCTACGATGGAAATTGTCCAGATTATGAATGAAGAGGATAAAACAGTTGCGTTTGCCGTTGAAAAGGAGCTGGCTTCGATTGCAGCGGCCGTTGATTTGATCGCAGAATGTCTGGAAAACGGCGGAAGACTCTTTTATTTTGGAGCGGGAACGAGTGGGAGATTGGGCTTGCTCGATGCTGCTGAATGCCCCCCGACCTTTGGGACGGACCCCTCATTGGTGCAGGGAGTCATAGCTGGCGGAGAAAAAGCGATCGTCAGGGCAGTCGAAGGAGCCGAAGACGTGGAGCAGAATGGCAGGGAAGATGTGATTGCCTATGGCGTTAAGGCAGGGGATGCCGTGGTGGGAATTGCAGCGAGTGGTCGGACACCCTATGTCATCGGAGCATTGGCGGAAGCAAGAAGGCAGCAGGCAAAGATCATTTCGGTGTCCTGCAACCAGGTAGCGCAGATCAGCCAAGGTGTGGATGTGGCGATTAATGTGGTAGTAGGACCAGAGGTAGTGACCGGATCGACTCGCTTAAAAGCAGCGACGGCCCAGAAGATGGTTCTCAATATGATTACGACCGGATGCATGGTACGGTTGGGGAAAGTGTACAAAAATTTGATGGTCAATGTGCAGGTAACCAATGAGAAACTGAAGGAACGGGCAAAACAAATCGTGGCAGAAGCAACCAACGTCTCCACTGATGAGGCTGACGTACTGTTGCACAAGGCAGATGGTGACGCAAAACTGGCAATCGTCATGCAAAAAACAGGGCTGCAAGCAGAGGACGCAAGCCGCTTGCTCACCCAGTACAAGGGCAATATCCGACGAGTTTTGGAAGGGAATCACAATCAGGAATGA